One region of Chlamydia psittaci 6BC genomic DNA includes:
- the prmC gene encoding peptide chain release factor N(5)-glutamine methyltransferase, whose amino-acid sequence METKKILKEAAAYLEYCGVLFSDREAVDILMDLLGITSRAQILSVRLNSDTLNMYWMRIQKRAERVPTAYIHGSVRFLELDLEVDSRVLIPRMETELLAEKIIQYLTQHSHIQTFYDVCCGSGCLGLSIKKYCPNVKVVLSDICPKAVAVAKINASKNNLKVDVLEGDLFAPFSCPADAFVCNPPYLSFDEIMRTDPEVRCHEPWKALVGGSSGLEFYERIARDLDAVLHPGGVGWLEIGYRQGEAVKRIFANHGVCGSIHQDLSACDRIFFLENHASDAVSS is encoded by the coding sequence ATGGAAACAAAGAAAATTCTTAAAGAAGCTGCTGCTTATTTAGAATATTGTGGCGTACTTTTCTCAGATAGAGAAGCCGTTGATATTTTGATGGATTTGCTTGGAATAACTTCAAGAGCTCAAATATTATCCGTACGTTTGAATTCCGATACTCTAAACATGTATTGGATGCGTATTCAGAAAAGAGCAGAACGTGTTCCAACAGCATATATTCATGGTAGTGTACGTTTTTTAGAATTAGATCTAGAAGTAGATTCTCGGGTGCTGATCCCTAGAATGGAAACAGAGTTGCTCGCTGAAAAAATTATACAATATTTAACACAGCATTCTCATATCCAAACATTTTATGATGTGTGTTGTGGTAGTGGGTGTTTGGGATTATCTATAAAAAAGTATTGTCCAAATGTTAAAGTAGTTCTTTCAGACATTTGTCCAAAAGCCGTAGCTGTAGCTAAAATCAATGCTTCTAAAAATAATCTAAAAGTCGACGTTCTTGAAGGGGACTTATTTGCCCCCTTTTCTTGTCCAGCTGATGCTTTTGTCTGTAATCCTCCTTACCTTTCTTTTGATGAAATTATGCGCACAGATCCAGAAGTTCGTTGTCATGAGCCCTGGAAAGCTTTGGTGGGAGGCAGTTCGGGATTGGAATTCTATGAAAGAATAGCTCGGGATTTAGACGCTGTTTTACATCCCGGGGGTGTAGGTTGGCTGGAAATTGGTTATCGTCAAGGAGAGGCAGTAAAAAGAATTTTTGCAAATCACGGTGTGTGTGGTTCTATACACCAAGATCTCTCAGCATGCGATAGGATTTTTTTTCTTGAAAATCATGCAAGTGATGCTGTATCCTCATGA
- the prfA gene encoding peptide chain release factor 1, with protein sequence MQKKILEYLKRLEEVEAKISNPEIFDNPKEYSLLSKEHARLSELKNTYDRVVAQEKILSDDKQALAQEKDPEMIAMLEEGIQSGKAEVDKLYKILENLLVPPDPDDDLNVIMELRAGTGGDEAALFVGDCVRMYHLYASAKGWKYEVLSASESDIGGYKEYVMGISGTGVKRLLQYEAGTHRVQRVPETETQGRVHTSAITVAVLPEPAENDEEVFIDEKDLKIDTFRASGAGGQHVNVTDSAVRITHLPTGVVVTCQDERSQHKNKAKAMRILKARIRDAEMQRRHKEASAMRSAQVGSGDRSERIRTYNFSQNRVTDHRIGLTLYSLDKVMEGDLDTITSALVSHAYHQLLQNGNKENS encoded by the coding sequence ATGCAAAAAAAGATTCTAGAGTATTTGAAACGTCTCGAGGAAGTGGAAGCTAAAATCTCTAATCCAGAGATTTTTGATAACCCCAAAGAGTATAGCCTCTTAAGTAAAGAGCACGCACGGCTTTCTGAGTTAAAAAATACCTATGATAGGGTTGTGGCTCAGGAAAAAATTCTGAGTGATGATAAACAAGCTTTAGCTCAGGAGAAAGATCCTGAGATGATAGCTATGCTAGAAGAGGGAATTCAATCGGGAAAAGCTGAGGTTGATAAACTCTATAAAATTTTAGAGAATTTATTGGTCCCCCCCGATCCAGATGACGATTTGAATGTCATTATGGAATTACGTGCAGGTACAGGAGGAGACGAAGCCGCTCTATTTGTAGGGGACTGCGTAAGAATGTATCACCTATATGCGTCTGCTAAAGGATGGAAGTATGAAGTACTTTCCGCTTCCGAATCAGATATCGGTGGATATAAAGAATACGTGATGGGTATTTCAGGAACTGGAGTTAAGCGCTTACTTCAGTATGAAGCGGGAACTCACCGTGTTCAAAGGGTCCCTGAAACTGAAACTCAAGGTCGTGTGCATACTTCTGCAATTACTGTTGCTGTATTGCCAGAACCTGCGGAAAATGATGAAGAAGTTTTTATCGATGAAAAAGATTTAAAAATCGATACCTTTAGAGCTTCGGGAGCTGGAGGACAGCACGTCAATGTTACGGATTCTGCAGTGAGAATCACCCACCTGCCCACAGGCGTTGTTGTTACTTGCCAGGATGAACGCAGTCAGCATAAGAATAAAGCTAAGGCTATGCGTATTTTGAAGGCACGTATACGTGATGCAGAAATGCAGCGCCGTCATAAAGAAGCTTCGGCTATGCGGTCGGCTCAAGTGGGTAGCGGAGATCGATCAGAAAGAATTCGTACTTATAATTTCTCACAAAATCGCGTGACAGATCATAGAATAGGACTGACTCTTTATAGCTTAGATAAAGTTATGGAAGGCGATTTGGATACGATTACCTCAGCTTTGGTTAGCCATGCTTATCACCAGCTTTTGCAAAATGGAAACAAAGAAAATTCTTAA
- a CDS encoding type B 50S ribosomal protein L31 yields MKKNTHPNYQQVLFVDSSTGYKFVCGSTYQSDKTEVFEGQEYPVCYVSVSSASHPFFTGSKRLVDAEGRVDKFLKRYSNVKPAQPSQAAVEEAPVVKAKKKAPVKKKK; encoded by the coding sequence ATGAAAAAGAACACCCATCCCAACTATCAACAAGTTTTATTTGTAGACTCTTCTACAGGATATAAATTTGTTTGCGGATCTACATATCAAAGCGATAAAACGGAAGTGTTTGAAGGACAAGAGTACCCTGTATGTTACGTGAGCGTCTCTTCAGCTTCACATCCTTTCTTCACAGGAAGTAAGAGATTAGTAGACGCTGAGGGTCGAGTAGACAAATTCTTAAAGCGTTACAGTAATGTAAAGCCCGCACAACCCTCCCAGGCTGCTGTTGAAGAAGCACCTGTAGTTAAAGCTAAGAAAAAAGCCCCTGTAAAGAAAAAGAAGTAA
- the lepB gene encoding signal peptidase I, producing MKDRFSLNKSRQILHSTYKLLKSKKLAQDPDSKQELHKLLEQLEEAIFQQDQEAASQLARQAQQFSKRYPASFAKKSWELTKAILFAALAAFLIRQFWFELYEVPTGSMRPTILEQDRMIVSKTTFGLHFPFKKKPWGFRPEAVTRGGLVVFTVGDLPISNSDTKYFGFIPGKKRYIKRCMGKPGDTLYFYGGKIYGLDKEGSVIHFPNDFGLEHLYHVPYISFDGSVEIVNSNKTTAYFKQMHQPCGKLSLPQEGPYGQFFHKGVWHNDTPNALKQHHASPVSYADLFGMGNYAMVRILTHKQASLCHTLPNATTQAYLEISHTPNVSYPTPNLQHYHNQIVPTIQPMKTLLPLRQEHIHLIRNNLTTSRFVISDGVAYKYQPFATDPEGSAKLYGLPFPGVDDGCYEYSKGEAYKIGFGGMRYKLKPTHPLMQLNDNQVIDLFNCGVNFSSFFIPKNPKYNPLPNRYAFYNQGNLYIMDSPIFIKNDPALQKFVESEKTKQEESSEDRPYIGFIDRGPPPQDPEQFAEFIHNFGIQIPENHVLVLGDNYPMSADSREFGFVPLENLLGSPLWIFWPLGHFGRLKNVPAPTTLPGYLVNSLALGFFICIFGYMRYQRHHRLFPKNNKKK from the coding sequence ATGAAAGATCGGTTTTCTTTAAATAAAAGTCGTCAGATACTTCACTCAACATATAAATTACTCAAAAGTAAAAAACTTGCTCAAGATCCCGACTCTAAACAAGAGCTACATAAGTTATTAGAACAACTTGAAGAAGCCATTTTTCAACAAGATCAGGAAGCAGCTAGTCAACTCGCACGGCAAGCTCAGCAATTCAGCAAGCGCTATCCCGCTTCTTTTGCAAAAAAATCATGGGAACTGACTAAAGCCATTCTTTTTGCTGCCTTAGCAGCTTTTCTTATTCGCCAATTTTGGTTTGAACTTTATGAAGTTCCCACAGGATCCATGCGTCCAACTATTTTAGAACAAGACCGGATGATTGTTTCTAAAACCACTTTCGGCTTACATTTCCCGTTTAAGAAAAAACCTTGGGGATTTCGTCCTGAAGCTGTTACTCGTGGAGGTCTTGTAGTCTTTACTGTTGGTGATCTTCCCATTTCCAACTCCGATACCAAGTATTTTGGATTCATTCCAGGGAAGAAACGTTATATTAAGCGCTGTATGGGGAAACCAGGCGACACCCTGTATTTTTACGGGGGTAAAATTTACGGCTTAGATAAAGAAGGTTCGGTTATTCATTTCCCCAATGATTTTGGTTTAGAGCATCTCTATCACGTTCCTTACATATCTTTTGATGGGTCAGTAGAGATCGTAAATAGCAACAAAACTACCGCTTATTTTAAACAAATGCACCAACCGTGTGGGAAACTTTCCTTGCCTCAAGAAGGTCCTTACGGCCAATTTTTCCATAAAGGTGTTTGGCACAATGACACCCCAAATGCATTAAAACAGCACCACGCTTCTCCGGTGAGTTATGCTGATCTGTTTGGTATGGGCAACTATGCTATGGTGCGCATTCTGACACATAAACAAGCGAGCTTATGTCATACGTTACCTAATGCAACAACGCAGGCATATTTAGAGATATCTCATACTCCAAACGTTTCCTATCCCACGCCAAATCTTCAGCATTATCACAATCAGATTGTTCCTACAATACAACCGATGAAAACGCTACTTCCCTTACGCCAGGAACATATTCACCTGATTAGGAATAATCTAACCACATCACGATTTGTGATTTCTGATGGTGTTGCTTATAAATACCAACCATTTGCAACAGATCCAGAGGGATCCGCTAAACTCTACGGTCTTCCTTTTCCCGGAGTAGATGATGGTTGTTATGAGTATTCCAAGGGAGAAGCTTACAAAATAGGTTTCGGAGGCATGCGTTATAAACTTAAACCTACGCATCCTTTAATGCAGTTAAATGATAACCAAGTAATTGATTTATTTAACTGTGGTGTTAATTTTAGTTCTTTCTTCATCCCGAAAAATCCTAAATACAATCCTTTGCCTAACCGTTATGCATTTTATAACCAGGGGAATCTTTATATTATGGACTCTCCTATTTTCATTAAAAATGATCCCGCTTTGCAAAAGTTTGTAGAATCTGAAAAAACAAAACAGGAAGAATCTTCAGAAGATCGTCCTTATATAGGCTTTATTGACAGAGGTCCTCCTCCTCAAGATCCAGAACAATTCGCAGAGTTTATTCACAATTTCGGAATACAAATTCCTGAGAACCACGTTTTGGTTTTAGGAGATAATTACCCTATGAGTGCTGATAGCAGAGAGTTTGGCTTTGTGCCTTTAGAAAACCTCTTAGGGTCACCTTTATGGATTTTCTGGCCTTTGGGACATTTTGGACGTTTAAAAAATGTTCCCGCACCAACTACACTTCCGGGATATCTAGTTAATAGTCTGGCTTTAGGATTCTTTATTTGTATATTTGGGTACATGCGCTATCAACGACACCATCGTCTGTTCCCCAAGAATAATAAGAAAAAATAA